One window of Larus michahellis chromosome 19, bLarMic1.1, whole genome shotgun sequence genomic DNA carries:
- the SRRM1 gene encoding serine/arginine repetitive matrix protein 1 isoform X4: protein MDAGFFRGTSAEQDNRFSNKQKKLLKQLKFAECLEKKVDMSKVNLEVIKPWITKRVTEILGFEDDVVIEFIFNQLEVKNPDSKMMQINLTGFLNGKNAREFMGELWPLLLSAQENIAGIPTAFLELKKEEIKQRQIEQEKLASMKKQDEDKEKRDKEDKDNREKRDRSRSPRRRKSRSPSPRRRSSPVRRERKRSHSRSPHHRTKSRSATPAPEKKEATPEPEPSVKPKETVVQEATSNSDIPKAPKPEPPVPETKETSPERNSKKEREKEKEKTRQRSPTRSKSRSRSRSRSPSHSRPRRRHRSRSRSYSPRRRPSPRRRPSPRRRSPPRRMPPPPRHRRSRSPVRRRRRSSASLSGSSSSSSSSRSRSPPKKPPKRTVSSPPRKMRRLSPSASPPRRRHRPSPPASPPPKPRRSPTPQQSNRARKSRGSVSPSRSSAPKHKSTEKRESPSPAPKQRKAELSESEEDKGGKMAAADSVQQRRQYRRQNQQSSSEERPKRSNVKNGEVGRRRRHSHSRSPSPSPRKRQKESSPRMQMEKRWQSPVMKSRRRRSPSPPPARRRRSPSPAPPPRRRRSPSLPRRRSPSPPPRRRSPSPRRYSPPIQRRYSPSPPPKRRTASPPPPPKRRASPSPQSKRRVSHSPPPKQRSSPAAKRRSPSISSKHRKGSPPSRSNRETRSPPQNKRHSPSPRPRASHTSASPPPPRRGASASPQRRQSPSPSTRPIRRVSRTPEPKKTKASTPSPRSARRVSSSRSASGSPEPAPKKHQGPPSPARSRSPSANWSPAKKAKSPTQSPSPARNSDQEGGGKKKKKKKDKKHKKDKKHKKHKKHKKEKAAAAAAAAAVAVADTTSAQEDQEAETEPKKETESEPEDNLDDLEKHLREKALRSMRKAQVSPPS, encoded by the exons ATGGACGCGGGGTTCTTCCGC GGAACAAGTGCAGAACAGGACAATCGCTTCAGCAACAAGCAGAAGAAGCTGTTGAAGCAGTTGAAATTTGCAGAATGCTTAGAAAAGAAG GTGGACATGAGCAAAGTAAATCTGGAAGTAATCAAACCATGGATAACAAAACGAGTAACAGAAATCCTTGGATTTGAAGATGATGTAGTAATTGAATTTATATTCAACCAGTTGGAAGTGAAG AACCCAGATTCCAAAATGATGCAAATCAACCTGACTGGTTTTTTGAATGGGAAAAATGCTAGGGAGTTCATGGGAGAACTGTGGCCACTGCTGTTAAGTGCACAAGAAAACATTGCTGGTATTCCAACTGCGTTTCTGgaactgaagaaagaagaaataaaacagcgaCAG ATAGAGCAAGAGAAACTGGCTTCTATGAAGAAACAAGATGAAGACAAGGAGAAGAGGGATAAGGAAGACAAAgataacagggaaaaaagagacaGATCCAGGAGTCCAAGAAG ACGCAAATCAAGGTCTCCTTCCCCTCGAAGGAGGTCATCGCCTGTCAGAAGAGAGCGGAAACGCAGCCATTCTCGCTCCCCTCATCACAGAACCAAGAGCCGTAGTGCTACTCCTGCACCAGAAAAGAAAGAGGCGACTCCTGAGCCAGAACCCTCTGTGAAACCAAAGGAGACTGTTGTTCAAGAGGCAACTTCAAACAG tgaTATCCCAAAAGCTCCTAAACCTGAACCTCCTGTACCAGAGACTAAGGAAACTTCACCAGAACGTAATtcaaagaaggagagagagaaggaaaaagagaagactcGTCAAAGATCCCCAACTCGGTCCAAGTCAAGGTCAAGATCTCGTTCACGTTCTCCATCTCATTCTCGACCAAGAAGGCGTCATAGATCACGGTCAAG GTCTTACTCCCCTAGAAGGCGACCAAGCCCAAGACGACGGCCATCTCCAAGGAGAAGGAGCCCTCCAAGGCGAATGCCTCCCCCACCCAGACACAGAAGAAGCAGATCCCCTGTGAGGCG GAGAAGACGGTCATCAGCATCCTTATCTGGCAgtagctcttcctcctcctcctcacgtTCCCGATCACCACCAAAGAAACCACCTAAAAGAACTGTATCCAGTCCTCCTCGTAAAATGCGTAGGCTCTCTCCTTCGGCAAGCCCTCCTAGGCGGAGGCACAGACCATCCCCACCAGCAAGTCCACCTCCAAAACCACGTAGGTCTCCAACACCCCAGCAGTCGAATCGTGCAAGAAAAAGCCGTGGCTCTGTTTCGCCCAGCAGATCATCAG CACCCAAACATAAGAGTACTGAAAAAAGAGAATCTCCTTCGCCAGCaccaaaacaaaggaaagcagaactgTCTGAATCAG AAGAAGACAAAGGCGGTAAAATGGCTGCAGCAGACTCTGTTCAACAGAGGCGTCAGTACAGGAGGCAAAATCAACAGTCTTCATCTG AAGAAAGACCTAAAAGATCCAATGTGAAGAATGGGGAAGTTGGTAGACGCCGACGCCATTCACATTCACGCAGTCCCTCACCGTCTCCACGAAAACGACAGAAGGAATCCTCCCCTCG GATGCAGATGGAAAAGAGGTGGCAATCGCCAGTGATGAAAAG TAGGAGGAGGAGAAGTCCATCGCCCCCACCAGCCAGGCGGCGACGCTCTCCATCACCAGCCCCTCCTCCTAGGCGGCGGCGGTCACCTTCATTACCTCGTCGAAG GTCTCCATCACCACCCCCACGCAGACGCTCACCTTCTCCACGGAGATACTCTCCACCGATACAGAGACGATACTCTCCTTCTCCACCACCTAAGAGAAGAacagcctctcctccccctccgcctAAAAGAAGGGCATCACCTTCTCCACAGTCAAAACGCAGAGTCTCCCATTCGCCACCGCCAAAACAAAGGAGCTCGCCAGCCGCTAAAAGGCGTTCACCTTCGATATCTTCCAAGCACAGGAAGGGATCTCCTCCCAGTAGGTCCAATCGGGAAACACGTTCTccaccacaaaacaaaaggcATTCACCTTCACCACGGCCTAGAGCTTCTCATACCTCTGcaagcccaccaccaccacgaaGGGGAGCTTCAGCTTCACCCCAGAGAAGACAGTCTCCATCTCCAAGCACTAGACCCATCAGGAGGGTGTCAAGAACGCCAGAACCTaagaagacaaa ggcttcCACGCCAAGTCCACGATCTGCGAGACGGGTGTCTTCATCACGGTCTGCATCAGGATCACCTGAGCCAGCACCGAAAAAACATCAAGGACCTCCATCCCCTGCTCGGTCTCGTTCCCCTTCTGCCAACTGGTCACCTGCAAAAAAGGCTAAAAGCCCAACTCAGAGCCCATCACCTGCAAGG AACTCGGATCAAGAAGGgggtggaaagaagaaaaagaaaaagaaggataagaagcataaaaaggataaaaagcacaagaaacacaAAAAACATAAGAAGGAGAAGGCTGCAgcggctgcagcagctgctgctgtggctgtagCTGATACCACCTCAGCACAGGAAGACCAGGAAGCAGAGACAGAACCCAAAAAG GAGACGGAAAGTGAACCCGAAGACAACCTTGATGATCTAGAAAAACACCTGCGGGAGAAGGCACTGAGGTCGATGAGGAAGGCGCAAGTGTCACCACCATCCTAG
- the SRRM1 gene encoding serine/arginine repetitive matrix protein 1 isoform X1: MDAGFFRGTSAEQDNRFSNKQKKLLKQLKFAECLEKKVDMSKVNLEVIKPWITKRVTEILGFEDDVVIEFIFNQLEVKNPDSKMMQINLTGFLNGKNAREFMGELWPLLLSAQENIAGIPTAFLELKKEEIKQRQIEQEKLASMKKQDEDKEKRDKEDKDNREKRDRSRSPRRRKSRSPSPRRRSSPVRRERKRSHSRSPHHRTKSRSATPAPEKKEATPEPEPSVKPKETVVQEATSNSDIPKAPKPEPPVPETKETSPERNSKKEREKEKEKTRQRSPTRSKSRSRSRSRSPSHSRPRRRHRSRSRSYSPRRRPSPRRRPSPRRRSPPRRMPPPPRHRRSRSPVRRRRRSSASLSGSSSSSSSSRSRSPPKKPPKRTVSSPPRKMRRLSPSASPPRRRHRPSPPASPPPKPRRSPTPQQSNRARKSRGSVSPSRSSAPKHKSTEKRESPSPAPKQRKAELSESEEDKGGKMAAADSVQQRRQYRRQNQQSSSDSGSSSSSEEERPKRSNVKNGEVGRRRRHSHSRSPSPSPRKRQKESSPRMQMEKRWQSPVMKSRRRRSPSPPPARRRRSPSPAPPPRRRRSPSLPRRRSPSPPPRRRSPSPRRYSPPIQRRYSPSPPPKRRTASPPPPPKRRASPSPQSKRRVSHSPPPKQRSSPAAKRRSPSISSKHRKGSPPSRSNRETRSPPQNKRHSPSPRPRASHTSASPPPPRRGASASPQRRQSPSPSTRPIRRVSRTPEPKKTKASTPSPRSARRVSSSRSASGSPEPAPKKHQGPPSPARSRSPSANWSPAKKAKSPTQSPSPARNSDQEGGGKKKKKKKDKKHKKDKKHKKHKKHKKEKAAAAAAAAAVAVADTTSAQEDQEAETEPKKETESEPEDNLDDLEKHLREKALRSMRKAQVSPPS; this comes from the exons ATGGACGCGGGGTTCTTCCGC GGAACAAGTGCAGAACAGGACAATCGCTTCAGCAACAAGCAGAAGAAGCTGTTGAAGCAGTTGAAATTTGCAGAATGCTTAGAAAAGAAG GTGGACATGAGCAAAGTAAATCTGGAAGTAATCAAACCATGGATAACAAAACGAGTAACAGAAATCCTTGGATTTGAAGATGATGTAGTAATTGAATTTATATTCAACCAGTTGGAAGTGAAG AACCCAGATTCCAAAATGATGCAAATCAACCTGACTGGTTTTTTGAATGGGAAAAATGCTAGGGAGTTCATGGGAGAACTGTGGCCACTGCTGTTAAGTGCACAAGAAAACATTGCTGGTATTCCAACTGCGTTTCTGgaactgaagaaagaagaaataaaacagcgaCAG ATAGAGCAAGAGAAACTGGCTTCTATGAAGAAACAAGATGAAGACAAGGAGAAGAGGGATAAGGAAGACAAAgataacagggaaaaaagagacaGATCCAGGAGTCCAAGAAG ACGCAAATCAAGGTCTCCTTCCCCTCGAAGGAGGTCATCGCCTGTCAGAAGAGAGCGGAAACGCAGCCATTCTCGCTCCCCTCATCACAGAACCAAGAGCCGTAGTGCTACTCCTGCACCAGAAAAGAAAGAGGCGACTCCTGAGCCAGAACCCTCTGTGAAACCAAAGGAGACTGTTGTTCAAGAGGCAACTTCAAACAG tgaTATCCCAAAAGCTCCTAAACCTGAACCTCCTGTACCAGAGACTAAGGAAACTTCACCAGAACGTAATtcaaagaaggagagagagaaggaaaaagagaagactcGTCAAAGATCCCCAACTCGGTCCAAGTCAAGGTCAAGATCTCGTTCACGTTCTCCATCTCATTCTCGACCAAGAAGGCGTCATAGATCACGGTCAAG GTCTTACTCCCCTAGAAGGCGACCAAGCCCAAGACGACGGCCATCTCCAAGGAGAAGGAGCCCTCCAAGGCGAATGCCTCCCCCACCCAGACACAGAAGAAGCAGATCCCCTGTGAGGCG GAGAAGACGGTCATCAGCATCCTTATCTGGCAgtagctcttcctcctcctcctcacgtTCCCGATCACCACCAAAGAAACCACCTAAAAGAACTGTATCCAGTCCTCCTCGTAAAATGCGTAGGCTCTCTCCTTCGGCAAGCCCTCCTAGGCGGAGGCACAGACCATCCCCACCAGCAAGTCCACCTCCAAAACCACGTAGGTCTCCAACACCCCAGCAGTCGAATCGTGCAAGAAAAAGCCGTGGCTCTGTTTCGCCCAGCAGATCATCAG CACCCAAACATAAGAGTACTGAAAAAAGAGAATCTCCTTCGCCAGCaccaaaacaaaggaaagcagaactgTCTGAATCAG AAGAAGACAAAGGCGGTAAAATGGCTGCAGCAGACTCTGTTCAACAGAGGCGTCAGTACAGGAGGCAAAATCAACAGTCTTCATCTG ATTCTGGTTCTTCATCTTCATCTGAAGAAGAAAGACCTAAAAGATCCAATGTGAAGAATGGGGAAGTTGGTAGACGCCGACGCCATTCACATTCACGCAGTCCCTCACCGTCTCCACGAAAACGACAGAAGGAATCCTCCCCTCG GATGCAGATGGAAAAGAGGTGGCAATCGCCAGTGATGAAAAG TAGGAGGAGGAGAAGTCCATCGCCCCCACCAGCCAGGCGGCGACGCTCTCCATCACCAGCCCCTCCTCCTAGGCGGCGGCGGTCACCTTCATTACCTCGTCGAAG GTCTCCATCACCACCCCCACGCAGACGCTCACCTTCTCCACGGAGATACTCTCCACCGATACAGAGACGATACTCTCCTTCTCCACCACCTAAGAGAAGAacagcctctcctccccctccgcctAAAAGAAGGGCATCACCTTCTCCACAGTCAAAACGCAGAGTCTCCCATTCGCCACCGCCAAAACAAAGGAGCTCGCCAGCCGCTAAAAGGCGTTCACCTTCGATATCTTCCAAGCACAGGAAGGGATCTCCTCCCAGTAGGTCCAATCGGGAAACACGTTCTccaccacaaaacaaaaggcATTCACCTTCACCACGGCCTAGAGCTTCTCATACCTCTGcaagcccaccaccaccacgaaGGGGAGCTTCAGCTTCACCCCAGAGAAGACAGTCTCCATCTCCAAGCACTAGACCCATCAGGAGGGTGTCAAGAACGCCAGAACCTaagaagacaaa ggcttcCACGCCAAGTCCACGATCTGCGAGACGGGTGTCTTCATCACGGTCTGCATCAGGATCACCTGAGCCAGCACCGAAAAAACATCAAGGACCTCCATCCCCTGCTCGGTCTCGTTCCCCTTCTGCCAACTGGTCACCTGCAAAAAAGGCTAAAAGCCCAACTCAGAGCCCATCACCTGCAAGG AACTCGGATCAAGAAGGgggtggaaagaagaaaaagaaaaagaaggataagaagcataaaaaggataaaaagcacaagaaacacaAAAAACATAAGAAGGAGAAGGCTGCAgcggctgcagcagctgctgctgtggctgtagCTGATACCACCTCAGCACAGGAAGACCAGGAAGCAGAGACAGAACCCAAAAAG GAGACGGAAAGTGAACCCGAAGACAACCTTGATGATCTAGAAAAACACCTGCGGGAGAAGGCACTGAGGTCGATGAGGAAGGCGCAAGTGTCACCACCATCCTAG
- the SRRM1 gene encoding serine/arginine repetitive matrix protein 1 isoform X5: MDAGFFRGTSAEQDNRFSNKQKKLLKQLKFAECLEKKVDMSKVNLEVIKPWITKRVTEILGFEDDVVIEFIFNQLEVKNPDSKMMQINLTGFLNGKNAREFMGELWPLLLSAQENIAGIPTAFLELKKEEIKQRQIEQEKLASMKKQDEDKEKRDKEDKDNREKRDRSRSPRRRKSRSPSPRRRSSPVRRERKRSHSRSPHHRTKSRSATPAPEKKEATPEPEPSVKPKETVVQEATSNSDIPKAPKPEPPVPETKETSPERNSKKEREKEKEKTRQRSPTRSKSRSRSRSRSPSHSRPRRRHRSRSRSYSPRRRPSPRRRPSPRRRSPPRRMPPPPRHRRSRSPVRRRRRSSASLSGSSSSSSSSRSRSPPKKPPKRTVSSPPRKMRRLSPSASPPRRRHRPSPPASPPPKPRRSPTPQQSNRARKSRGSVSPSRSSAPKHKSTEKRESPSPAPKQRKAELSESEEDKGGKMAAADSVQQRRQYRRQNQQSSSDSGSSSSSEEERPKRSNVKNGEVGRRRRHSHSRSPSPSPRKRQKESSPRRRRRSPSPPPARRRRSPSPAPPPRRRRSPSLPRRRSPSPPPRRRSPSPRRYSPPIQRRYSPSPPPKRRTASPPPPPKRRASPSPQSKRRVSHSPPPKQRSSPAAKRRSPSISSKHRKGSPPSRSNRETRSPPQNKRHSPSPRPRASHTSASPPPPRRGASASPQRRQSPSPSTRPIRRVSRTPEPKKTKASTPSPRSARRVSSSRSASGSPEPAPKKHQGPPSPARSRSPSANWSPAKKAKSPTQSPSPARNSDQEGGGKKKKKKKDKKHKKDKKHKKHKKHKKEKAAAAAAAAAVAVADTTSAQEDQEAETEPKKETESEPEDNLDDLEKHLREKALRSMRKAQVSPPS; the protein is encoded by the exons ATGGACGCGGGGTTCTTCCGC GGAACAAGTGCAGAACAGGACAATCGCTTCAGCAACAAGCAGAAGAAGCTGTTGAAGCAGTTGAAATTTGCAGAATGCTTAGAAAAGAAG GTGGACATGAGCAAAGTAAATCTGGAAGTAATCAAACCATGGATAACAAAACGAGTAACAGAAATCCTTGGATTTGAAGATGATGTAGTAATTGAATTTATATTCAACCAGTTGGAAGTGAAG AACCCAGATTCCAAAATGATGCAAATCAACCTGACTGGTTTTTTGAATGGGAAAAATGCTAGGGAGTTCATGGGAGAACTGTGGCCACTGCTGTTAAGTGCACAAGAAAACATTGCTGGTATTCCAACTGCGTTTCTGgaactgaagaaagaagaaataaaacagcgaCAG ATAGAGCAAGAGAAACTGGCTTCTATGAAGAAACAAGATGAAGACAAGGAGAAGAGGGATAAGGAAGACAAAgataacagggaaaaaagagacaGATCCAGGAGTCCAAGAAG ACGCAAATCAAGGTCTCCTTCCCCTCGAAGGAGGTCATCGCCTGTCAGAAGAGAGCGGAAACGCAGCCATTCTCGCTCCCCTCATCACAGAACCAAGAGCCGTAGTGCTACTCCTGCACCAGAAAAGAAAGAGGCGACTCCTGAGCCAGAACCCTCTGTGAAACCAAAGGAGACTGTTGTTCAAGAGGCAACTTCAAACAG tgaTATCCCAAAAGCTCCTAAACCTGAACCTCCTGTACCAGAGACTAAGGAAACTTCACCAGAACGTAATtcaaagaaggagagagagaaggaaaaagagaagactcGTCAAAGATCCCCAACTCGGTCCAAGTCAAGGTCAAGATCTCGTTCACGTTCTCCATCTCATTCTCGACCAAGAAGGCGTCATAGATCACGGTCAAG GTCTTACTCCCCTAGAAGGCGACCAAGCCCAAGACGACGGCCATCTCCAAGGAGAAGGAGCCCTCCAAGGCGAATGCCTCCCCCACCCAGACACAGAAGAAGCAGATCCCCTGTGAGGCG GAGAAGACGGTCATCAGCATCCTTATCTGGCAgtagctcttcctcctcctcctcacgtTCCCGATCACCACCAAAGAAACCACCTAAAAGAACTGTATCCAGTCCTCCTCGTAAAATGCGTAGGCTCTCTCCTTCGGCAAGCCCTCCTAGGCGGAGGCACAGACCATCCCCACCAGCAAGTCCACCTCCAAAACCACGTAGGTCTCCAACACCCCAGCAGTCGAATCGTGCAAGAAAAAGCCGTGGCTCTGTTTCGCCCAGCAGATCATCAG CACCCAAACATAAGAGTACTGAAAAAAGAGAATCTCCTTCGCCAGCaccaaaacaaaggaaagcagaactgTCTGAATCAG AAGAAGACAAAGGCGGTAAAATGGCTGCAGCAGACTCTGTTCAACAGAGGCGTCAGTACAGGAGGCAAAATCAACAGTCTTCATCTG ATTCTGGTTCTTCATCTTCATCTGAAGAAGAAAGACCTAAAAGATCCAATGTGAAGAATGGGGAAGTTGGTAGACGCCGACGCCATTCACATTCACGCAGTCCCTCACCGTCTCCACGAAAACGACAGAAGGAATCCTCCCCTCG TAGGAGGAGGAGAAGTCCATCGCCCCCACCAGCCAGGCGGCGACGCTCTCCATCACCAGCCCCTCCTCCTAGGCGGCGGCGGTCACCTTCATTACCTCGTCGAAG GTCTCCATCACCACCCCCACGCAGACGCTCACCTTCTCCACGGAGATACTCTCCACCGATACAGAGACGATACTCTCCTTCTCCACCACCTAAGAGAAGAacagcctctcctccccctccgcctAAAAGAAGGGCATCACCTTCTCCACAGTCAAAACGCAGAGTCTCCCATTCGCCACCGCCAAAACAAAGGAGCTCGCCAGCCGCTAAAAGGCGTTCACCTTCGATATCTTCCAAGCACAGGAAGGGATCTCCTCCCAGTAGGTCCAATCGGGAAACACGTTCTccaccacaaaacaaaaggcATTCACCTTCACCACGGCCTAGAGCTTCTCATACCTCTGcaagcccaccaccaccacgaaGGGGAGCTTCAGCTTCACCCCAGAGAAGACAGTCTCCATCTCCAAGCACTAGACCCATCAGGAGGGTGTCAAGAACGCCAGAACCTaagaagacaaa ggcttcCACGCCAAGTCCACGATCTGCGAGACGGGTGTCTTCATCACGGTCTGCATCAGGATCACCTGAGCCAGCACCGAAAAAACATCAAGGACCTCCATCCCCTGCTCGGTCTCGTTCCCCTTCTGCCAACTGGTCACCTGCAAAAAAGGCTAAAAGCCCAACTCAGAGCCCATCACCTGCAAGG AACTCGGATCAAGAAGGgggtggaaagaagaaaaagaaaaagaaggataagaagcataaaaaggataaaaagcacaagaaacacaAAAAACATAAGAAGGAGAAGGCTGCAgcggctgcagcagctgctgctgtggctgtagCTGATACCACCTCAGCACAGGAAGACCAGGAAGCAGAGACAGAACCCAAAAAG GAGACGGAAAGTGAACCCGAAGACAACCTTGATGATCTAGAAAAACACCTGCGGGAGAAGGCACTGAGGTCGATGAGGAAGGCGCAAGTGTCACCACCATCCTAG
- the SRRM1 gene encoding serine/arginine repetitive matrix protein 1 isoform X10, whose protein sequence is MDAGFFRGTSAEQDNRFSNKQKKLLKQLKFAECLEKKVDMSKVNLEVIKPWITKRVTEILGFEDDVVIEFIFNQLEVKNPDSKMMQINLTGFLNGKNAREFMGELWPLLLSAQENIAGIPTAFLELKKEEIKQRQIEQEKLASMKKQDEDKEKRDKEDKDNREKRDRSRSPRRRKSRSPSPRRRSSPVRRERKRSHSRSPHHRTKSRSATPAPEKKEATPEPEPSVKPKETVVQEATSNSDIPKAPKPEPPVPETKETSPERNSKKEREKEKEKTRQRSPTRSKSRSRSRSRSPSHSRPRRRHRSRSRRRPSPRRRPSPRRRSPPRRMPPPPRHRRSRSPVRRRRRSSASLSGSSSSSSSSRSRSPPKKPPKRTVSSPPRKMRRLSPSASPPRRRHRPSPPASPPPKPRRSPTPQQSNRARKSRGSVSPSRSSAPKHKSTEKRESPSPAPKQRKAELSESEEDKGGKMAAADSVQQRRQYRRQNQQSSSEERPKRSNVKNGEVGRRRRHSHSRSPSPSPRKRQKESSPRRRRRSPSPPPARRRRSPSPAPPPRRRRSPSLPRRRSPSPPPRRRSPSPRRYSPPIQRRYSPSPPPKRRTASPPPPPKRRASPSPQSKRRVSHSPPPKQRSSPAAKRRSPSISSKHRKGSPPSRSNRETRSPPQNKRHSPSPRPRASHTSASPPPPRRGASASPQRRQSPSPSTRPIRRVSRTPEPKKTKASTPSPRSARRVSSSRSASGSPEPAPKKHQGPPSPARSRSPSANWSPAKKAKSPTQSPSPARNSDQEGGGKKKKKKKDKKHKKDKKHKKHKKHKKEKAAAAAAAAAVAVADTTSAQEDQEAETEPKKETESEPEDNLDDLEKHLREKALRSMRKAQVSPPS, encoded by the exons ATGGACGCGGGGTTCTTCCGC GGAACAAGTGCAGAACAGGACAATCGCTTCAGCAACAAGCAGAAGAAGCTGTTGAAGCAGTTGAAATTTGCAGAATGCTTAGAAAAGAAG GTGGACATGAGCAAAGTAAATCTGGAAGTAATCAAACCATGGATAACAAAACGAGTAACAGAAATCCTTGGATTTGAAGATGATGTAGTAATTGAATTTATATTCAACCAGTTGGAAGTGAAG AACCCAGATTCCAAAATGATGCAAATCAACCTGACTGGTTTTTTGAATGGGAAAAATGCTAGGGAGTTCATGGGAGAACTGTGGCCACTGCTGTTAAGTGCACAAGAAAACATTGCTGGTATTCCAACTGCGTTTCTGgaactgaagaaagaagaaataaaacagcgaCAG ATAGAGCAAGAGAAACTGGCTTCTATGAAGAAACAAGATGAAGACAAGGAGAAGAGGGATAAGGAAGACAAAgataacagggaaaaaagagacaGATCCAGGAGTCCAAGAAG ACGCAAATCAAGGTCTCCTTCCCCTCGAAGGAGGTCATCGCCTGTCAGAAGAGAGCGGAAACGCAGCCATTCTCGCTCCCCTCATCACAGAACCAAGAGCCGTAGTGCTACTCCTGCACCAGAAAAGAAAGAGGCGACTCCTGAGCCAGAACCCTCTGTGAAACCAAAGGAGACTGTTGTTCAAGAGGCAACTTCAAACAG tgaTATCCCAAAAGCTCCTAAACCTGAACCTCCTGTACCAGAGACTAAGGAAACTTCACCAGAACGTAATtcaaagaaggagagagagaaggaaaaagagaagactcGTCAAAGATCCCCAACTCGGTCCAAGTCAAGGTCAAGATCTCGTTCACGTTCTCCATCTCATTCTCGACCAAGAAGGCGTCATAGATCACGGTCAAG AAGGCGACCAAGCCCAAGACGACGGCCATCTCCAAGGAGAAGGAGCCCTCCAAGGCGAATGCCTCCCCCACCCAGACACAGAAGAAGCAGATCCCCTGTGAGGCG GAGAAGACGGTCATCAGCATCCTTATCTGGCAgtagctcttcctcctcctcctcacgtTCCCGATCACCACCAAAGAAACCACCTAAAAGAACTGTATCCAGTCCTCCTCGTAAAATGCGTAGGCTCTCTCCTTCGGCAAGCCCTCCTAGGCGGAGGCACAGACCATCCCCACCAGCAAGTCCACCTCCAAAACCACGTAGGTCTCCAACACCCCAGCAGTCGAATCGTGCAAGAAAAAGCCGTGGCTCTGTTTCGCCCAGCAGATCATCAG CACCCAAACATAAGAGTACTGAAAAAAGAGAATCTCCTTCGCCAGCaccaaaacaaaggaaagcagaactgTCTGAATCAG AAGAAGACAAAGGCGGTAAAATGGCTGCAGCAGACTCTGTTCAACAGAGGCGTCAGTACAGGAGGCAAAATCAACAGTCTTCATCTG AAGAAAGACCTAAAAGATCCAATGTGAAGAATGGGGAAGTTGGTAGACGCCGACGCCATTCACATTCACGCAGTCCCTCACCGTCTCCACGAAAACGACAGAAGGAATCCTCCCCTCG TAGGAGGAGGAGAAGTCCATCGCCCCCACCAGCCAGGCGGCGACGCTCTCCATCACCAGCCCCTCCTCCTAGGCGGCGGCGGTCACCTTCATTACCTCGTCGAAG GTCTCCATCACCACCCCCACGCAGACGCTCACCTTCTCCACGGAGATACTCTCCACCGATACAGAGACGATACTCTCCTTCTCCACCACCTAAGAGAAGAacagcctctcctccccctccgcctAAAAGAAGGGCATCACCTTCTCCACAGTCAAAACGCAGAGTCTCCCATTCGCCACCGCCAAAACAAAGGAGCTCGCCAGCCGCTAAAAGGCGTTCACCTTCGATATCTTCCAAGCACAGGAAGGGATCTCCTCCCAGTAGGTCCAATCGGGAAACACGTTCTccaccacaaaacaaaaggcATTCACCTTCACCACGGCCTAGAGCTTCTCATACCTCTGcaagcccaccaccaccacgaaGGGGAGCTTCAGCTTCACCCCAGAGAAGACAGTCTCCATCTCCAAGCACTAGACCCATCAGGAGGGTGTCAAGAACGCCAGAACCTaagaagacaaa ggcttcCACGCCAAGTCCACGATCTGCGAGACGGGTGTCTTCATCACGGTCTGCATCAGGATCACCTGAGCCAGCACCGAAAAAACATCAAGGACCTCCATCCCCTGCTCGGTCTCGTTCCCCTTCTGCCAACTGGTCACCTGCAAAAAAGGCTAAAAGCCCAACTCAGAGCCCATCACCTGCAAGG AACTCGGATCAAGAAGGgggtggaaagaagaaaaagaaaaagaaggataagaagcataaaaaggataaaaagcacaagaaacacaAAAAACATAAGAAGGAGAAGGCTGCAgcggctgcagcagctgctgctgtggctgtagCTGATACCACCTCAGCACAGGAAGACCAGGAAGCAGAGACAGAACCCAAAAAG GAGACGGAAAGTGAACCCGAAGACAACCTTGATGATCTAGAAAAACACCTGCGGGAGAAGGCACTGAGGTCGATGAGGAAGGCGCAAGTGTCACCACCATCCTAG